From the genome of Pseudoliparis swirei isolate HS2019 ecotype Mariana Trench chromosome 10, NWPU_hadal_v1, whole genome shotgun sequence, one region includes:
- the bltp3b gene encoding UHRF1-binding protein 1-like isoform X2, whose product MAGLIKKQILKHLSRFAKNLSPDKINLSTLKGEGQLTNLELDEEVLQSLLDLPTWLAINRVECNKAAIRIPWTKLKTQPITLTLDKVVMEMSTCDEPRPPNGPSPIATASGQSEYGFAEKVVEGMSLSINSIVIRISAKAFNASFELSQLQVYSVNTSWSISDLRFTRIQDPQRGEILTFKEISWQMIRIEADAIQSAEHEMLSAPIRLITNQSKIRVTLKRRIKDCNVVASKLILILDDLLWVLTDSQLKAMVQYAKSLSEAMEMSAQQRKSMAAEEQVSSVPPSAQQVRTQQASSAAEQSASMAKLFSAYDVCETSHHLQIMHLDLHICDDIHVKEKASNKRIMGGAMQLSFSSITLDYYPFHRAGDSCEHWMHYSEATKTREGWVRSLLDEFHSNVEMLKSAVRDHQCPPPAHSSPQHGKINTSSSASFSPPLPESPKTQLMSSSVVLRIADFSIYQVSTADQCRSSPKTMISCNKKSLYLPPEMPAIHVEFTEYYFPDGKDYPIPCPNLYLQLNALQLVLDPRSLVWINLFALDLRQSLEQFMEIYKLSDSQTPEEHVDVKVDGLMLKVVVPIDRDASCPPDLPRSISVQTSEMVATNTRQPANCTRSHLEALLQAFEEQPFFSPCFSSFPRSSSSVPLLHPVFQRHAHEQDTKLHDIYRGLVVPTLGADALKMPAAADFWALHFAQFWVDYEGTRGGKGRPQPFVDSFPLTVWAGQPAKIVQHQEKLRCGSSLSRSTSGEGVSRLQKKRLLKDYYSTEAPGATPPPSNGLHKPVSLDNLPSSSSLPSSSKDANVHVLVHVQKHLSAQVSHRQYVFLMHLQRSIKALQQTLQQDLEKMSSKKDRMDPSQHSADHQPFTVCLGLLLKSAEVSVLLNPVPHPEGSGSPLGSELSPSESRGTLDAAEGAEKGSAGSGSEGGAAKGGCAVDQLLWSEGSEHGPAPLVPISTSHSNRKASVDERTFAKNSEEGGEMGADGGDDVGAGAQTSDPLSDCSDKDKSAAGKMPQSTSSGRLMRDRSQSSFSVSYKNMKKSPSLQSLDNISIDSYLMEDGDAYGLLERDDMSISGFKDAVSEQSATESATEAAIGQGQGGEGGVSPDTVSATSQSTDDPTKDTVSVLVLKVQSLCVAMEAFGESVAVALEVGRLTPSQMGNVSLRQYLSTRSLAGGGDVGSASAGGLHSPEVRARLESGPCAAAHSPLAERNGFLQLRLHGYRASFLMSTLRNLAHFLEDDSAPQVLPMEISVRDTHVDLKDDGPRDNPSDSEPSPFTLHVNSLVIHRADDGSFSIGVDTAAETKLRDEGAPTAVTDVGGGGILKPTQTRAPPTYTQAPPTSPPPTTREKMLVEENECLKVELSRTKMALAEAQMEKDSLLHRMKTLRVNTT is encoded by the exons TGAATATGGCTTTGCTGAGAAGGTGGTGGAGGGGATGTCCCTGTCCATCAACTCCATCGTCATCCGGATCAGCGCGAAGGCCTTCAACGCCTCCTTtgagctctcccagctgcaggtgTACAGCGTCAACACCAGCTGGAGCATCAGCGACCTGCGATTCACCCGCATCCAGGACCCCCAGAGAGGAGAG ATTCTCACGTTCAAGGAGATCAGCTGGCAGATGATCCGCATCGAGGCCGACGCCATCCAGAGCGCCGAGCACGAGATGCTGAGCGCCCCCATTCGCCTCATCACCAACCAGTCCAAGATCCGAGTCACTCTGAAGAGACgg ATTAAGGACTGCAACGTGGTGGCCTCCAAGCTGATTCTGATCCTGGATGACCTGCTGTGGGTGCTGACCGACTCCCAGCTCAAAGCCATGGTGCAGTACGCCAAGTCTCTCAGCGAGGCCATGGAGATGTCTGCGCAGCAGAGGAAGAGCATGGCCGCAGAAGAACAG GTGTCGTCAGTGCCGCCCTCGGCCCAGCAGGTGCGCACGCAGCAGGCGTCCTCGGCGGCGGAGCAGAGCGCGTCCATGGCCAAGCTGTTCAGCGCCTACGACGTGTGCGAGACCTCCCACCACCTCCAGATCATGCACCTCGACCTGCACATCTGCGACGACATCCACGTGAAGGAAAAAG CGAGCAATAAGAGGATAATGGGTGGAGCCATGCAGCTCTCGTTCAGCTCCATCACTCTGGACTACTACCCTTTCCACAGAGCAG GTGACAGCTGTGAACACTGGATGCACTACAGCGAGGCCACCAAGACCAGAGAGGGCTGGGTGCGCAGCCTGCTCGACGAGTTCCACTCCAACGTGGAGATGTTGAAGAGCGCCGTTCGAGACCACCAATGCCCGCCCCCTGCGCACAGTTCCCCGCAACACG gtaaGATAAACACCTCCTCCAGCGCCTCCTTCAGTCCTCCTCTCCCGGAAAGCCCCAAGACCCAGCTCATGTCCAGCTCTGTTGTGCTCAGGATAGCTGACTTCAGCATCTATCAG GTGTCGACAGCGGACCAGTGCCGCTCCAGCCCCAAGACCATGATCTCCTGCAATAAGAAGTCCTTGTATCTTCCCCCGGAGATGCCAGCCATCCATGTGGAGTTCACAGAGTACTACTTCCCCGATGGAAAAGACTACCCGA TCCCGTGTCCCAACCTGTACCTGCAGCTGAACGCCCTGCAGCTGGTCCTGGACCCTCGCAGCCTGGTGTGGATCAACCTGTTCGCCCTGGACCTCAGGCAGAGCCTGGAGCAGTTCATGGAGATCTACAAGCTCAGCGACTCGCAGACGCCCGAAGAGCACGTCGACGTCAAGGTCGACGGCCTCATGCTCAAG gtggtggttcccatCGATCGGGACGCCTCCTGCCCCCCCGATCTGCCGCGCTCCATCTCGGTGCAGACCTCCGAAATGGTGGCCACGAACACCCGGCAGCCGGCCAACTGCACCCGCTCCCACCTGGAGGCCCTGCTGCAGGCCTTCGAGGAGCAgcccttcttctctccctgtttctcctcgttccctcgctcctcctcctcggtgcccctcctccaccccgtctTCCAGCGCCACGCCCACGAACAAGACACCAAGCTCCACGACATCTACCGGGGCCTGGTGGTGCCGACGTTGGGCGCCGACGCCCTCAAGATGCCCGCCGCCGCGGACTTTTGGGCGCTGCACTTCGCCCAGTTCTGGGTGGACTACGAAGGCACCCGCGGGGGCAAAGGGCGGCCGCAGCCCTTCGTGGACTCCTTCCCTCTGACCGTGTGGGCGGGTCAGCCCGCCAAGATTGTCCAGCACCAGGAGAAGCTGCGGTGCGGCTCGAGTTTGTCCAGGAGCACATCTGGAGAGGGAGTCTCTCGTCTGCAGAAGAAACGACTCTTGAAGGACTATTACAGCACCGAGGCCCCCGGTGCAACGCCGCCTCCCAGTAACGGACTCCACAAACCCGTCTCATTGGACaacctgccctcctcctcctctttgccaTCATCAAGTAAAGATGCAAATGTGCACGTCTTGGTGCACGTGCAGAAGCATTTAAGTGCTCAG gtgagcCACCGGCAGTATGTGTTTCTGATGCACCTCCAGCGCAGCATCAAAGCCCTGCAGCAGACTCTGCAGCAGGACCTGGAGAAGATGAGCTCCAAGAAAGACCGCATGGACCCCTCTCAGCATTCTGCAGACCACCAGCCCTTCACCGTCTGCCTGGGCCTCCTGCTGAAAAGCGCAGAGGTGTCCGTGCTCCTGAACCCCGTCCCCCACCCCGAGGGCTCGGGGTCTCCTCTGGGGTCCGAGCTGTCCCCCTCGGAGAGCCGAGGAACCCTGGACGCAGCAGAGGGCGCGGAGAAGGGGAGCGCCGGGTCCGGGTCCGAGGGAGGGGCGGCCAAAGGGGGGTGCGCGGTGGACCAGCTGCTGTGGAGCGAGGGATCAGAGCACGGTCCCGCCCCTCTCGTCCCCATCTCCACCTCGCACTCGAATCGCAAAGCGTCCGTGGATGAGAGGACTTTCGCTAAGAACTCCGAGGAAGGTGGCGAGATGGGAGCGGACGGAGGCGACGACGTGGGAGCCGGAGCCCAGACGAGTGACCCGCTGTCGGACTGCAGCGACAAAGACAAGTCCGCAGCCGGCAAGATGCCTCAGTCCACATCCAG cgGTCGTTTGATGCGGGACCGCTCCCAGTCCAGTTTCTCCGTGTCCTacaagaacatgaagaagagcCCGTCCCTGCAGTCGCTGGACAACATCTCCATAGACAGCTACCTGATGGAGGACGGGGACGCGTACGGCCTGCTGGAGAGAG ACGACATGTCCATCTCGGGCTTCAAGGACGCCGTCAGCGAACAGAGTGCCACCGAGAGCGCCACGGAGGCCGCGATTGGCCAGGGGCAGGGGGGCGAGGGGGGCGTGTCCCCCGACACCGTCAGCGCGACCTCCCAGAGCACCGACGACCCCACCAAAGATACC GTGTCGGTGCTGGTGCTGAAGGTCCAGTCGCTGTGCGTGGCCATGGAGGCGTTCGGCGAGAGCGTGGCCGTGGCGCTGGAGGTGGGCCGGCTCACCCCCAGCCAGATGGGCAACGTCAGCCTGAGGCAGTACCTCAGCACCCGCAGCCTGG CCGGCGGCGGTGACGTCGGCTCGGCGTCCGCCGGCGGCCTCCACAGCCCGGAGGTGCGAGCCCGCCTGGAGAGCGGCCCCTGCGCCGCCGCTCACTCCCCATTGGCCGAGCGCAACGGCTTCCTGCAGCTGCGTCTCCACGGCTACCGGGCGAGCTTCCTGATGTCCACGCTGCGCAACCTGGCCCACTTCCTGGAGGACGACTCGGCGCCGCAGGTGCTGCCCATGGAGATCAGCGTCCGGGACACGCACGTCGACCTCAAG GACGACGGTCCCCGTGACAACCCCTCCGACTCGGAGCCCTCGCCCTTCACGCTGCACGTGAACAGCCTCGTCATCCACCGAGCGGACGACGGCTCCTTCTCCATCGGAg tgGACACAGCAGCTGAGACCAAACTCAGGGACGAGGGCGCTCCGACTGCGGTCACTGACGTTGGGGGCGGCGGCATACTAAAGCCCACACAGACTCGAGCCCCGCCCACATATACccaagccccgcccaccagCCCTCCTCCAACCACCAGAGAAAAG ATGCTGGTGGAGGAAAACGAATGTTTAAAAGTGGAGCTGTCCCGAACCAAGATGGCGCTGGCCGAGGCTCAGATGGAGAAGGACTCGCTGCTGCACCGCATGAAGACCCTCAGAGTCAACACCACCTAg
- the bltp3b gene encoding UHRF1-binding protein 1-like isoform X1 codes for MAGLIKKQILKHLSRFAKNLSPDKINLSTLKGEGQLTNLELDEEVLQSLLDLPTWLAINRVECNKAAIRIPWTKLKTQPITLTLDKVVMEMSTCDEPRPPNGPSPIATASGQSEYGFAEKVVEGMSLSINSIVIRISAKAFNASFELSQLQVYSVNTSWSISDLRFTRIQDPQRGEILTFKEISWQMIRIEADAIQSAEHEMLSAPIRLITNQSKIRVTLKRRIKDCNVVASKLILILDDLLWVLTDSQLKAMVQYAKSLSEAMEMSAQQRKSMAAEEQVSSVPPSAQQVRTQQASSAAEQSASMAKLFSAYDVCETSHHLQIMHLDLHICDDIHVKEKASNKRIMGGAMQLSFSSITLDYYPFHRAGDSCEHWMHYSEATKTREGWVRSLLDEFHSNVEMLKSAVRDHQCPPPAHSSPQHGKINTSSSASFSPPLPESPKTQLMSSSVVLRIADFSIYQVSTADQCRSSPKTMISCNKKSLYLPPEMPAIHVEFTEYYFPDGKDYPIPCPNLYLQLNALQLVLDPRSLVWINLFALDLRQSLEQFMEIYKLSDSQTPEEHVDVKVDGLMLKVVVPIDRDASCPPDLPRSISVQTSEMVATNTRQPANCTRSHLEALLQAFEEQPFFSPCFSSFPRSSSSVPLLHPVFQRHAHEQDTKLHDIYRGLVVPTLGADALKMPAAADFWALHFAQFWVDYEGTRGGKGRPQPFVDSFPLTVWAGQPAKIVQHQEKLRCGSSLSRSTSGEGVSRLQKKRLLKDYYSTEAPGATPPPSNGLHKPVSLDNLPSSSSLPSSSKDANVHVLVHVQKHLSAQVSHRQYVFLMHLQRSIKALQQTLQQDLEKMSSKKDRMDPSQHSADHQPFTVCLGLLLKSAEVSVLLNPVPHPEGSGSPLGSELSPSESRGTLDAAEGAEKGSAGSGSEGGAAKGGCAVDQLLWSEGSEHGPAPLVPISTSHSNRKASVDERTFAKNSEEGGEMGADGGDDVGAGAQTSDPLSDCSDKDKSAAGKMPQSTSSGRLMRDRSQSSFSVSYKNMKKSPSLQSLDNISIDSYLMEDGDAYGLLERDDMSISGFKDAVSEQSATESATEAAIGQGQGGEGGVSPDTVSATSQSTDDPTKDTVSVLVLKVQSLCVAMEAFGESVAVALEVGRLTPSQMGNVSLRQYLSTRSLGMLCSVPIPAHSSQAGGGDVGSASAGGLHSPEVRARLESGPCAAAHSPLAERNGFLQLRLHGYRASFLMSTLRNLAHFLEDDSAPQVLPMEISVRDTHVDLKDDGPRDNPSDSEPSPFTLHVNSLVIHRADDGSFSIGVDTAAETKLRDEGAPTAVTDVGGGGILKPTQTRAPPTYTQAPPTSPPPTTREKMLVEENECLKVELSRTKMALAEAQMEKDSLLHRMKTLRVNTT; via the exons TGAATATGGCTTTGCTGAGAAGGTGGTGGAGGGGATGTCCCTGTCCATCAACTCCATCGTCATCCGGATCAGCGCGAAGGCCTTCAACGCCTCCTTtgagctctcccagctgcaggtgTACAGCGTCAACACCAGCTGGAGCATCAGCGACCTGCGATTCACCCGCATCCAGGACCCCCAGAGAGGAGAG ATTCTCACGTTCAAGGAGATCAGCTGGCAGATGATCCGCATCGAGGCCGACGCCATCCAGAGCGCCGAGCACGAGATGCTGAGCGCCCCCATTCGCCTCATCACCAACCAGTCCAAGATCCGAGTCACTCTGAAGAGACgg ATTAAGGACTGCAACGTGGTGGCCTCCAAGCTGATTCTGATCCTGGATGACCTGCTGTGGGTGCTGACCGACTCCCAGCTCAAAGCCATGGTGCAGTACGCCAAGTCTCTCAGCGAGGCCATGGAGATGTCTGCGCAGCAGAGGAAGAGCATGGCCGCAGAAGAACAG GTGTCGTCAGTGCCGCCCTCGGCCCAGCAGGTGCGCACGCAGCAGGCGTCCTCGGCGGCGGAGCAGAGCGCGTCCATGGCCAAGCTGTTCAGCGCCTACGACGTGTGCGAGACCTCCCACCACCTCCAGATCATGCACCTCGACCTGCACATCTGCGACGACATCCACGTGAAGGAAAAAG CGAGCAATAAGAGGATAATGGGTGGAGCCATGCAGCTCTCGTTCAGCTCCATCACTCTGGACTACTACCCTTTCCACAGAGCAG GTGACAGCTGTGAACACTGGATGCACTACAGCGAGGCCACCAAGACCAGAGAGGGCTGGGTGCGCAGCCTGCTCGACGAGTTCCACTCCAACGTGGAGATGTTGAAGAGCGCCGTTCGAGACCACCAATGCCCGCCCCCTGCGCACAGTTCCCCGCAACACG gtaaGATAAACACCTCCTCCAGCGCCTCCTTCAGTCCTCCTCTCCCGGAAAGCCCCAAGACCCAGCTCATGTCCAGCTCTGTTGTGCTCAGGATAGCTGACTTCAGCATCTATCAG GTGTCGACAGCGGACCAGTGCCGCTCCAGCCCCAAGACCATGATCTCCTGCAATAAGAAGTCCTTGTATCTTCCCCCGGAGATGCCAGCCATCCATGTGGAGTTCACAGAGTACTACTTCCCCGATGGAAAAGACTACCCGA TCCCGTGTCCCAACCTGTACCTGCAGCTGAACGCCCTGCAGCTGGTCCTGGACCCTCGCAGCCTGGTGTGGATCAACCTGTTCGCCCTGGACCTCAGGCAGAGCCTGGAGCAGTTCATGGAGATCTACAAGCTCAGCGACTCGCAGACGCCCGAAGAGCACGTCGACGTCAAGGTCGACGGCCTCATGCTCAAG gtggtggttcccatCGATCGGGACGCCTCCTGCCCCCCCGATCTGCCGCGCTCCATCTCGGTGCAGACCTCCGAAATGGTGGCCACGAACACCCGGCAGCCGGCCAACTGCACCCGCTCCCACCTGGAGGCCCTGCTGCAGGCCTTCGAGGAGCAgcccttcttctctccctgtttctcctcgttccctcgctcctcctcctcggtgcccctcctccaccccgtctTCCAGCGCCACGCCCACGAACAAGACACCAAGCTCCACGACATCTACCGGGGCCTGGTGGTGCCGACGTTGGGCGCCGACGCCCTCAAGATGCCCGCCGCCGCGGACTTTTGGGCGCTGCACTTCGCCCAGTTCTGGGTGGACTACGAAGGCACCCGCGGGGGCAAAGGGCGGCCGCAGCCCTTCGTGGACTCCTTCCCTCTGACCGTGTGGGCGGGTCAGCCCGCCAAGATTGTCCAGCACCAGGAGAAGCTGCGGTGCGGCTCGAGTTTGTCCAGGAGCACATCTGGAGAGGGAGTCTCTCGTCTGCAGAAGAAACGACTCTTGAAGGACTATTACAGCACCGAGGCCCCCGGTGCAACGCCGCCTCCCAGTAACGGACTCCACAAACCCGTCTCATTGGACaacctgccctcctcctcctctttgccaTCATCAAGTAAAGATGCAAATGTGCACGTCTTGGTGCACGTGCAGAAGCATTTAAGTGCTCAG gtgagcCACCGGCAGTATGTGTTTCTGATGCACCTCCAGCGCAGCATCAAAGCCCTGCAGCAGACTCTGCAGCAGGACCTGGAGAAGATGAGCTCCAAGAAAGACCGCATGGACCCCTCTCAGCATTCTGCAGACCACCAGCCCTTCACCGTCTGCCTGGGCCTCCTGCTGAAAAGCGCAGAGGTGTCCGTGCTCCTGAACCCCGTCCCCCACCCCGAGGGCTCGGGGTCTCCTCTGGGGTCCGAGCTGTCCCCCTCGGAGAGCCGAGGAACCCTGGACGCAGCAGAGGGCGCGGAGAAGGGGAGCGCCGGGTCCGGGTCCGAGGGAGGGGCGGCCAAAGGGGGGTGCGCGGTGGACCAGCTGCTGTGGAGCGAGGGATCAGAGCACGGTCCCGCCCCTCTCGTCCCCATCTCCACCTCGCACTCGAATCGCAAAGCGTCCGTGGATGAGAGGACTTTCGCTAAGAACTCCGAGGAAGGTGGCGAGATGGGAGCGGACGGAGGCGACGACGTGGGAGCCGGAGCCCAGACGAGTGACCCGCTGTCGGACTGCAGCGACAAAGACAAGTCCGCAGCCGGCAAGATGCCTCAGTCCACATCCAG cgGTCGTTTGATGCGGGACCGCTCCCAGTCCAGTTTCTCCGTGTCCTacaagaacatgaagaagagcCCGTCCCTGCAGTCGCTGGACAACATCTCCATAGACAGCTACCTGATGGAGGACGGGGACGCGTACGGCCTGCTGGAGAGAG ACGACATGTCCATCTCGGGCTTCAAGGACGCCGTCAGCGAACAGAGTGCCACCGAGAGCGCCACGGAGGCCGCGATTGGCCAGGGGCAGGGGGGCGAGGGGGGCGTGTCCCCCGACACCGTCAGCGCGACCTCCCAGAGCACCGACGACCCCACCAAAGATACC GTGTCGGTGCTGGTGCTGAAGGTCCAGTCGCTGTGCGTGGCCATGGAGGCGTTCGGCGAGAGCGTGGCCGTGGCGCTGGAGGTGGGCCGGCTCACCCCCAGCCAGATGGGCAACGTCAGCCTGAGGCAGTACCTCAGCACCCGCAGCCTGG GTATGCTGTGTTCAGTACCAATACCTGCTCACAGCAGCCAAG CCGGCGGCGGTGACGTCGGCTCGGCGTCCGCCGGCGGCCTCCACAGCCCGGAGGTGCGAGCCCGCCTGGAGAGCGGCCCCTGCGCCGCCGCTCACTCCCCATTGGCCGAGCGCAACGGCTTCCTGCAGCTGCGTCTCCACGGCTACCGGGCGAGCTTCCTGATGTCCACGCTGCGCAACCTGGCCCACTTCCTGGAGGACGACTCGGCGCCGCAGGTGCTGCCCATGGAGATCAGCGTCCGGGACACGCACGTCGACCTCAAG GACGACGGTCCCCGTGACAACCCCTCCGACTCGGAGCCCTCGCCCTTCACGCTGCACGTGAACAGCCTCGTCATCCACCGAGCGGACGACGGCTCCTTCTCCATCGGAg tgGACACAGCAGCTGAGACCAAACTCAGGGACGAGGGCGCTCCGACTGCGGTCACTGACGTTGGGGGCGGCGGCATACTAAAGCCCACACAGACTCGAGCCCCGCCCACATATACccaagccccgcccaccagCCCTCCTCCAACCACCAGAGAAAAG ATGCTGGTGGAGGAAAACGAATGTTTAAAAGTGGAGCTGTCCCGAACCAAGATGGCGCTGGCCGAGGCTCAGATGGAGAAGGACTCGCTGCTGCACCGCATGAAGACCCTCAGAGTCAACACCACCTAg